AATGTTTGCCAACTCTCTACGACCTTGGTGCAAAAGGATTCCCAGCGTGGTAGTTCACGGCTTTGCGCCAGCTGATTCATTATTCCTCCTCGGAGCTTAGATAAGCCTACAGATGATTTGAACCAGTGGCGTTCTTGATCTACAAATCCCAAAATGCAAATTTGCGATTCCAAGAAGTGGGCAGCAGTTTGAGTCGCTTCTTCAAAAACTGGAATCGTCTCTAGTTGATGCAAACCAAAGTCAGACAATGCCTTGAGACGTTGTTGTTCTCTTGTTTCCTGGGAAGCCCAACTATCCTTTAGGGCAAACACTTTGTTTTCCGGCTCTACCATTGCCATCACTACCTTAATAATCTCTCGATACTGTGATTCATATAACCGCTTTTTTTGGGTTATTTACTATCCTTCAGGATTCCCCACTTTGATCTGGAATGAACAAGATGGAAGTAAAAATTTTTTCTCATGTAAGTTTTGAGATATCCCGGAAAATACTGTCCTCTCACTTCCGCTCTTTCATCAAGAGATTGGCTAGTGCTGAATCCCTTCTGGTCGCAATGACTTAGCGTTCTACTTGGAATAGGTGCAGGTAGTAGAGGATTCCACCTATTCGTAGGTAACTATTTTATGCTAGAAGCTATGACCTTGCTTCAACAAGTCATGACGCCAGTTATTTATGAAAATAATTCTGAGTTTTACGTTTTTATACCAGAGCGGCGTTAGTTTGGGATTGAATCTGGGTAACATAATTTTGCGAATAAACAGAAAACGTTTGCTCTGCTGATGTGTGGATAAGAAATTGTGCGTCTATACATCTGACATCTTATTTAGAATTGCATGAAAATTCATATTTACTGTTGCTATTTCTAGCAAGAAGTTAATCTTGCAAAATCAGTCATTCATAATTAACTTGGAAATAAAGAGAACAAGTTTCTCCAATTTTAAGTATTGAAAATTTAAGAAATTCCGACAGGGAGAACTGTTCAGCAATGCAAAACTAAAAAAAAGTCAAATACTAAGAAAAACAAGAGAAAAATTAATAGAAACTTTACTATTTCTTCATCAGAAATTTTTGCCTAATTTTTAGTAATTAGTCAAGAATAGATTAGCGACTTGAAAAAAGCATTTTGACATTAAAGACTAGGGGCTTGCCTAAGAATGAACAATATGACTATTAGGGTTCCTTTTGTAGACCTTAAGTTACAACACCAACCAATTCAAACTCAAATACAACAGGCAATCCAGACGGTAATAGAACGGGGGGATTTCGTTTTAGGGCAAGCACTGAAAGATTTTGAGGCAGCTTTTGCCGCAGCATCTGGTGCAGAATATGGAGTTGGTGTTGCCTCGGGAACTGATGCGATCGCTCTTGGTCTACAAGCCTGTCATGTTGGTCCTGGAGATGAGGTGATTTTGCCAGCAAACACCTTTGTTGCCACTTTGATTGGGGTGATACGTGCTGGGGCAAAACCAATTTTCGTAGATTGCGATCCACAAACAGCTTTAATTGATTTAGAAGCAGCAGCGCGGGCAGTGACGCCTCAAACCAAAGCGATTATTCCCGTGCATCTTTACGGTCAGATGGTATCACCACGGCAGTTGTTAGACTTTGCCGACGCTTTTAAAGTGCTGATTTTTGAAGATGCTGCACAAGCACACCTAGCCGAACGGGAAGGATATCGCGCTGGTTCAGTGGGAATAGCAGCAGCTTTTAGTTTCTATCCCAGCAAGAATTTGGGGGCATTCGGAGACGGAGGGATGTTAGTCACGCGAGATCCAGACGTCGCCCAAAAAATGTTACGCTTGCGGAATTACGGCGCAGCCCAAAAATATATTCACGTTGAATCAGGTACCAACAGCCGCTTAGACACAATGCAAGCAGCGGTGTTGCACCAGAAATTACCATATCTACCACAGTGGAATCGCGATCGCCTCAATGCTGCAGGGCAGTACGATATTGAACTAGCGCCCTTAGCATCAAGCGGGATGACTCCCATCCAAAACCACAGCGGTGAGGGACACGTTTATCATCTTTATGTCATTAGAGTAGATGATTCTTGTGCCGTACAACCACAGCAACTCCAAGAAGAACTCGCAGCAGCAGGAATTCAAACTGGCGTTCACTATCCAATTCCTTGTCATCTCCAACCAGCATTCACCCACCTAGGCTATCAAGTCGGGGACTTTCCCAATGCAGAAGTGCTGGCGAAGCAAATCTTATCCTTACCCATGTATCCTGGTTTGAGTCATAGCCAAGTCAAGGAAGTGGTGGCGGCGATTGCATCAAGCCTCAGTGCTGAACAAGATGCATTGAGTGTCCATTTGAAAAAATTATGAATGATAAATACTGAATTATGAATTAGAGTAATACTCATAAATTCATAATTCATAATTTATTTAAAAAAAGTCATGCAAATTCAGCGTCAATTTAAAAATACAAACACTTCACAATTGATTAGCCTAGCTATATTAGGTATTTTGCTGCTGCTTTATGCTCCTCTGTTGCTGCACTGGTGGGAAGGTTGGGTCAAAAAAAGTATCAGTATAGAACACGAATATTTTAGCCACGGTATTATTGGTCTACCGTTTGCTGGCTATCTATGCTGGATGAACCGAAAAAAGTGGCAAAGACTGCCAAATACTTCCCATCCCTTGGGAATTGTGTTGTTAGCTGTGGCAGGAATTTTTTATCTAAGCGGTGTCAGCGAGTGGGTCAACATTTCCTTTCCAGCTATGTTGGCAGGATTATGCCTATGGTTTAAGGGAATTCCTGGCTTAAAATTGCAAGGATTCCCCCTCATACTGGTGCTTTTAGCAACCCCAACATCAGTCCCCTACCTCATCACTCCCTACACGTTACCTCTCCAAAGTTTTATCGCGGGTACTGCTGGCTTCATACTTAGTCAACTTGGTATGCAAGTCATTGTCGATGGGATAAATATATACGTAGGAGGAAGAATTGTAGAAGTTGCGCCCTACTGTGCAGGGCTGAAAATGCTATTCACGACTCTCTACGTTGGCTTGATGCTACTTTATTGGACAGATGCATTGTCTTCCCGGCGCAAAAGTCTTTGGTTTTTATCTATTGCAGTCTTAATTAGCGTTTCCGCCAATATTGTTCGCAACACATTACTTTCCTTCTTTCATGGCACAGGACAAGAGGGGGCTTTTCATTGGCTGCATGATGGTTGGGGTGGAGACTTATATTCTGCTATTATGCTGCTTTCATTGGTGCCTACTTTGAATTGGATTGATAAATCTTTTTCAGAAGTTTCAGAAATTCAGCCCGAAGGTGAAGGTTAGGCAAGTGAAAATCTCTGATGATGTAGAGACGTTACAATGCAACGTCTCTACACTGAGGCTTTAGTGTCTACTTTTCTCAAGGCAAAATGTCAATATTACTGGTTTCATGATGTTCATTTTGCAAGTAAAATTTTGCCTAAGTACAGTAGACTTCACCGATGATTTCCTTTTCCAAGTTTCTTAAGGAGCGCCAGTTTTCTCAGGTAGTAGCGCTTTTGTTGCTGTTACTACTGTTGGTTATAGGAGCGACTCCTGGTTACCTAACAGGACGCTGGGAATGGCGGGAACCCCCACGAATAACTAGTATCAAAGAGTTGAAGCATTTACGTCAAAAAGGGTTGACCCTTCCCGGTTGGCAAACCATTGAACAGCGCCAACAAGAGATAGGAGGACGCAAATGGTCTTACCAGGTGATTCACAAACAAGGCGACCAAACCAAAGCAGTTGTGCTTTTGCTGCCGCAAACAGGATCTAGAGACCTGCCTGTGGAGTGGACGGAAATCAACAGCTTTTGGCAGTGGCAGGTTGCTCAGTATCGGTCTGCTAATTTTACCGTTAAACAACCACAAGGAGCGGGGTCAAATACTGAAACAAAGGTAGAAGCTAGGTTCTTTCGTGGCTCAACCAATCAGCAGACCTTCGCTGTCTTGCAATGGTATGCTTGGTTCAATGGTGGTAATTCATCACCTTTACCGTGGTTCGTAGTAGATCAGCTCGCACAGTGGCATAAAAAACGTGCTCCTTGGGTTGCTGTTAGTGTTCTTATTCCTATGGAGCCATTGGGGCAGGTGGAAAAAACTTGGAATGAGGCTAAGTCTGTTGGTCAAACAGTGCAAACTGCTTTAATGACAGGTCCTTTGTAGAGCCGTTCACTGATGGGTTTCTATAAAAAAAAGTAAAATTCGGCAATAAAAAAGGTAAGATTCTGCCTCTTAAGTAGAGTAAAATTATATTTCTATTGGTACTTTACATTTTCTAATAATAGTGCCAGTGTCTATAGTTCCTGGTTGTCGTATGCGTGTATTTAACGCCCTGTCTTCTGCTGGTCTTCATGTGGGTGTTGTTTTGGTAACAATCGTTCAACCCGTTGTTGCTCAGATACCAAACCGGGAACAACCGCCACAAAAGACTCCTGCGCTGCCTAGTACTCCAAAAGAACAATTGCCTCTCATACGACCTCCCGCGCCTCCACCTGGTAGTGCTGATTTTGTAGCTCCAGGTGCTCAAGAAGGGATGTCGCCTCAATTGAACCGCTACCTCTTGGGACCAGGTGATGTCGTTAATGTTTTGGTTCAGCGTCCGCCTGGTCGCTATCTCTTAGGACCAGGAGATGCAATTGCAGTCTCAGTTTTACGCTTCCCAGATTTAAGCTTTCAAACCGTAATCAACCCAGAAGGAAACATTGCTGTGCCGTTGCTGGGAACATTATCACTACAAGGTTTGAGTCTGGAACAAGCACAAGAAAAAATTCGCTCGGGCTTTAATCGTTTTGTGGTCGATCCAATTGTGACATTGTCACTCGTCGGGCAGCGTCCGGAGTTCAATTTTTCGGCTCAAATTAACCCCGAAGGCAACATAGTCGTGCCGCAAGTGGGGACAGTATCGCTACAAGGATTGACTTTGGAAGAAGCGCAAGAAAAAATCCGCTTGGGTTTAAGCCGCGTTTCAGTTGACCCAGTTGTGTCAGTATCACTAACAGGACAGCGACCAGTTCAAGTCACTATTAGTGGGGAAGTGAATCGACCGGGAATTTATCCCGTTGGTTCAGCAACGCCTCGTGTAAGTGATGCGTTATTCTTAGCAGGTGGTTCTGCAATGATGGCAGACCTACGGCAAGTACAAGTCCGTCGGAAGCTGGTTGATGGCTCTGTGGTTTCACAGACTGTGGACTTGTATACTCCATTACAAAATGGGGGTGAAATACCTAACTTACGCTTGCAGGATGGCGATGCAGTCATTGTGCCGCGTCGGGAACTTGCTAACGATGATAGTTATGACCGTACGTTGGTGGCTCGCTCAACCTTAGCGACACCACAAATTAGAATCAGGGTTTTAAATTATGCCGGTGGGGGGATTGTCACAGTCCCTCTGCCTAACGGTAGTACTTTTATAGACGTATTGACAGGAATCAATACTGAGAGTGCCAACCTCAGTGAAATAGCTCTAGTTCGCTTTGATCCGGAAAGAGGTCGAGCTGTTAAGCAAGTCCTCAATGCTAAAAAGGCACTGGCAGGAGATGTATCTCAAAATGTGCCCCTTCAAGATAACGATGTTATCGTAGTAGGTCGAAACCTCATTGCTAAAATTACTAATCTCCTCAGCACAATTACCCGTCCTTTCTTCAATGTTCGCAGCTTTCTCGAATTCTTTGATTTGTATGACGACTGATAAGTTGTGCCTGTAACCTTTTTACAAGAGAAGGGAAGAGAGAGACAAGGAAAAATTATGAACTATAAATTATGAATTGTGAAAATTTTTAGCATTCATAATGAATAATTTATAATTCCAAGCTTAGGAAAACCAAAAATTTATAATAAGTACAGCCAATTTATACCTAGTTTTTATTTGCAGGTGCCATGACTCCACCGATTGTTAAACGCTACCTCATTGCTTTCGATAAATACAAATGGATTGGACTAGCTAGTTTTGGTCTAGTTGTAGCGGGTTCAATGGTGGTGGCTTTGCAACCAGAACCCTCCCCAAAATACGTAGCAAACGGCGCACTCACCTACAATCGTCCACCAGTTTCTTTTTCCGCAACAGGGAGTGAAATTAATCAGCAAGGGCAGGAACTGAGCCAGGATATTTTGCTATCAGACCAAGTCATTGATGCTGCTGCAGCTAAAGTCAGAGTTAAGCCAGAAAAGAT
The sequence above is a segment of the Mastigocladopsis repens PCC 10914 genome. Coding sequences within it:
- a CDS encoding polysaccharide biosynthesis/export family protein, with protein sequence MRVFNALSSAGLHVGVVLVTIVQPVVAQIPNREQPPQKTPALPSTPKEQLPLIRPPAPPPGSADFVAPGAQEGMSPQLNRYLLGPGDVVNVLVQRPPGRYLLGPGDAIAVSVLRFPDLSFQTVINPEGNIAVPLLGTLSLQGLSLEQAQEKIRSGFNRFVVDPIVTLSLVGQRPEFNFSAQINPEGNIVVPQVGTVSLQGLTLEEAQEKIRLGLSRVSVDPVVSVSLTGQRPVQVTISGEVNRPGIYPVGSATPRVSDALFLAGGSAMMADLRQVQVRRKLVDGSVVSQTVDLYTPLQNGGEIPNLRLQDGDAVIVPRRELANDDSYDRTLVARSTLATPQIRIRVLNYAGGGIVTVPLPNGSTFIDVLTGINTESANLSEIALVRFDPERGRAVKQVLNAKKALAGDVSQNVPLQDNDVIVVGRNLIAKITNLLSTITRPFFNVRSFLEFFDLYDD
- a CDS encoding DegT/DnrJ/EryC1/StrS family aminotransferase translates to MTIRVPFVDLKLQHQPIQTQIQQAIQTVIERGDFVLGQALKDFEAAFAAASGAEYGVGVASGTDAIALGLQACHVGPGDEVILPANTFVATLIGVIRAGAKPIFVDCDPQTALIDLEAAARAVTPQTKAIIPVHLYGQMVSPRQLLDFADAFKVLIFEDAAQAHLAEREGYRAGSVGIAAAFSFYPSKNLGAFGDGGMLVTRDPDVAQKMLRLRNYGAAQKYIHVESGTNSRLDTMQAAVLHQKLPYLPQWNRDRLNAAGQYDIELAPLASSGMTPIQNHSGEGHVYHLYVIRVDDSCAVQPQQLQEELAAAGIQTGVHYPIPCHLQPAFTHLGYQVGDFPNAEVLAKQILSLPMYPGLSHSQVKEVVAAIASSLSAEQDALSVHLKKL
- the crtB gene encoding cyanoexosortase B, translating into MQIQRQFKNTNTSQLISLAILGILLLLYAPLLLHWWEGWVKKSISIEHEYFSHGIIGLPFAGYLCWMNRKKWQRLPNTSHPLGIVLLAVAGIFYLSGVSEWVNISFPAMLAGLCLWFKGIPGLKLQGFPLILVLLATPTSVPYLITPYTLPLQSFIAGTAGFILSQLGMQVIVDGINIYVGGRIVEVAPYCAGLKMLFTTLYVGLMLLYWTDALSSRRKSLWFLSIAVLISVSANIVRNTLLSFFHGTGQEGAFHWLHDGWGGDLYSAIMLLSLVPTLNWIDKSFSEVSEIQPEGEG
- a CDS encoding cyanoexosortase B system-associated protein, encoding MISFSKFLKERQFSQVVALLLLLLLLVIGATPGYLTGRWEWREPPRITSIKELKHLRQKGLTLPGWQTIEQRQQEIGGRKWSYQVIHKQGDQTKAVVLLLPQTGSRDLPVEWTEINSFWQWQVAQYRSANFTVKQPQGAGSNTETKVEARFFRGSTNQQTFAVLQWYAWFNGGNSSPLPWFVVDQLAQWHKKRAPWVAVSVLIPMEPLGQVEKTWNEAKSVGQTVQTALMTGPL